One region of Plasmodium gaboni strain SY75 chromosome 6, whole genome shotgun sequence genomic DNA includes:
- a CDS encoding putative ribonuclease (part of same gene as PGSY75_0615400A~gap found within coding sequence) yields the protein RFDYIPLYFIPLNSMPPSYFLAVALIK from the coding sequence cGTTTCGATTATATACCATTGTATTTTATTCCACTTAATTCGATGCCTCCATCATATTTCTTGGCTGTAGcattaataaaataa
- a CDS encoding putative GPI-anchored wall transfer protein 1: protein MTNMNILAYLLICPFNLIYIFDIPSYIHELNKRLENDEVFIYGKEIRRNESVYSLYYEKYLYELSRRYYDIILKYNKELGVDQKEEYNLIMNRGIDGNKIKNNNNNNIKNNNNIKNNNNNNIKNNNNNMYDEDCKLSLLDGREETPIYELIQVEIFKKNIVLIYKNEKTKSSIKFIINKRKDINNYISLCYNNCIYKLDKNDYNILKSTINNSKENIINSSYIYMYIIYFFLCIYIEKNLFLYFPILLQKYEIITTLFIVFIPLIFFVFFYFYLTIIKLISSCLLLYITFQFIYYTHGIPINMQHTKFKHTQNFYLTIIKLISSCLLLYITFQFIYYTHGIPINMQHTKFKHTQKEEIQDIKEDTTYIKKDIKEDTTFIKKDIKEDTTYIKQDKIKNNIFYNSKKEDMNIYSSSNEREEYIIHNSLKHFRLMNACMTYICIFAVDFYFFPNHFCKSYYYGNTLMDIGIGASISSSAYSQEIRKFKYIKEKKRIIELKHIILFILGISRFIGIYLFNYNYNISEYGIHWNFFLTLCITFLISNIFFILLKRIRYIFLFSLFSIIVFEIAIYYFDIHNYILLQNDRLNFFSSNKEGLFNIIGSINLYLFSFSLFKYITKQTTYTTILNIQKKNKNNMNNFMYCNNQINEFKQDNTNNNFNKQINYNSNQFEEEEEKKKNLKKKKIVYYFLYIHYIINTYKEKYYTVYYIIKLIILSFIFYIIHIILNIYKNYSVRILCNANYIFLITSLSLFSCALSFCLEDILLRYKKKKINIDIKILDKMNKNTLIVFLFSNILVGLFNILFQSLLLPLIFVIPILVFYSILILVFTKYLPSIHYSQKKKKE from the coding sequence ATGACCAATATGAATATACTTGCATATCTTTTGATATGCCCCTTTAacttaatatatatatttgacattccttcatatatacatgaattaaataaaagGCTTGAGAATGACGAGGTATTTATATATGGAAAGGAAATAAGAAGGAATGAATCTgtatattctttatattatgaaaagtatttatatgaattgTCAAGAAGatattatgatataatattaaaatataataaggAGCTGGGGGTTGACCAAAAAGAAGAGTATAATTTGATAATGAATAGAGGGATAGAtggaaataaaataaaaaataataataataataatattaaaaataataataatattaaaaataataacaataataatattaaaaataataataataatatgtatgaTGAGGATTGTAAATTGTCACTATTAGATGGAAGGGAAGAAACCCCAATATACGAACTAATACAAGTAGAGATTTTCAAGAAGAATAttgttttaatttataaaaatgaaaaaacaaaatcatcaataaaatttataataaataaaagaaaagatataaataattatatatctttatgttataataattgtatataCAAACTAGATAAGaatgattataatattttaaaaagtacaataaataatagtaaagaaaatataattaatagttcttatatatatatgtatataatatatttttttttatgtatatatatagaaaaaaatttatttttatatttccctatattattacaaaaatatgaaataataacaacattatttattgtCTTTATTcctttaattttttttgtttttttttatttttatttaacTATTATCAAGTTGATAAGTTCATGTctacttttatatataacatttcAATTCATATATTACACTCATGGTATACCTATAAATATGCAACACACAAAATTTAAACATAcacaaaatttttatttaacTATTATCAAGTTGATAAGTTCATGTctacttttatatataacatttcAATTCATATATTACACTCATGGTATACCTATAAATATGCAACACACAAAATTTAAGCATACACAAAAGGAGGAAATACAAGATATAAAAGAGGATACAACATATATCAAGAAAGATATAAAAGAGGATACAACATTTATCAAGAAAGATATAAAAGAGGATACAACATATATCAAGCAAgacaaaataaaaaataatatattttacaactcaaaaaaggaagatatgaatatatattcatctTCAAATGAAAGagaagaatatattatacacAATTCATTGAAACATTTTAGATTAATGAATGCATGTatgacatatatatgtatctTTGCTGttgatttttatttctttcCAAATCATTTTTGTAAGTCATATTATTATGGCAATACTTTAATGGATATAGGCATAGGTGCTTCTATAAGTTCTAGTGCATATTCTCAAGaaataagaaaatttaaatatataaaagaaaagaaaagaataattGAATTAAAgcatattatattatttatattagGAATATCAAGATTTATAGgaatatatctttttaattataattataatataagCGAATATGGAATACACTggaatttttttttaaccTTATGTATTACATTTCTTATAtctaatatattctttattttattaaaaaggatacgctatatttttctttttagCTTATTCTCTATAATTGTTTTTGAAATAGCCATATACTATTTTgatatacataattatatattattacaaaatgatagattaaatttcttttcttcAAACAAAGAAGgattatttaatattatcggttctattaatttatatttattttctttctcattatttaaatatataactaAGCAGACGACATACACAACAATATTgaatattcaaaaaaaaaataaaaacaatatgAACAATTTTATGTATTGTAATAACcaaataaatgaatttaaacaagataatacaaataataattttaataaacaaataaattataatagtAATCAATTcgaagaagaagaagaaaaaaaaaaaaatttaaaaaaaaaaaaaattgtatattatttcttatatattcattatataataaatacatataaagaaaaatattataccgtgtattatattataaaattaattatattatcatttattttttatataatacatataattcttaatatatataaaaattatagtGTACGTATATTATGTAATgcaaattatatatttttaataacatCACTGAGTTTGTTTTCATGTGCCTTGAGTTTTTGTTTAGAAGACATCTTATtaagatataaaaaaaaaaaaataaatattgatataaaaatattagataagatgaataaaaatacattgATAGTTTTTCTTTTCTCGAATATACTTGTAGGATTATTCaacattttatttcaatctttattattacctCTCATATTTGTAATACCTATATTAGTATTTTATTCTATCTTGATTCTTgtttttacaaaatatttaccTTCCATACACTAttcacaaaaaaaaaaaaaagaatga